From one Lycium barbarum isolate Lr01 chromosome 6, ASM1917538v2, whole genome shotgun sequence genomic stretch:
- the LOC132599549 gene encoding wall-associated receptor kinase 2-like: MLLNIAFLHLIILTCSLFSVSSLQTTTKSIANATTITKPGCESKCGALTVPFPFGIGNGTGCSIDPSFDIYCNASFNPPKAFLSGKDLEVVDLLDAQILIKNKVGSRCYNQTGGVMNFSLNSKPFSFSDLNKLMVVGCDDIGMIISFEGKNLSSGCISLCSEREDIIDGSCSGIGCCQTSIPRGFKSLLVLLWGINNHTNVSSFNPCGYAFLGKPDKFIFNRLDLSDSSFRNKVIEKVPLLIDWAIGNGNCTEVKKAADYACQENSVCVDSDTGLGGYRCKCNKGYQGNPYVSSGCTDVDECMENHCDGICNNFPGGYSCTCPHGQTGDGKRKGRGCIPQNSKSPILQLSLGLCFGFLALVISATWIYLGIKRRQLIRLREKFFQKNGGLMLKQKLRSNDDGIEYAAKIFTAAELEKATDSYAEDRILGRGGYGTVYKGVLPDNRVVAIKKSRIMDESQIELFINEVIILSQVNHRNVVKLLGCCLETEVPLLVYEFISKGTLYYHIHEGGETCCFSWENRLRIASEAAGALAYLHSAASTPVIHRDVKSMNILLDEYYTAKISDFGASRLVSLDQTQVTTLVQGTLGYLDPEYFHTSQLTEKSDVYSFGVVLAELLTGRLPLDTAASEHERSLAAFFVRSIKENRLFRILETQVLREGSFEQCQGVAELAKRCLRLTSEERPTMKEVALELEGLRKFTKHPWSQTQESQDEETLGLITEQTSDLYANNITNDFIPSGEFSGQQSLDSRMMLHNHSPR, from the exons ATGCTTCTTAACATAGCTTTCCTCCACTTGATAATACTAACATGCAGCCTATTTTCAGTTTCATCACTACAaaccacaacaaaatccattGCCAATGCTACCACCATTACCAAACCTGGCTGTGAAAGCAAATGCGGGGCTTTAACGGTCCCATTTCCTTTTGGTATTGGTAACGGAACAGGCTGCTCGATTGACCCTTCATTTGATATATACTGTAATGCTTCGTTCAATCCTCCAAAGGCCTTTCTTTCTGGAAAAGATCTCGAAGTGGTTGATTTATTGGATGCTCAGATACTCATCAAGAACAAGGTTGGGAGCCGGTGTTACAATCAAACAGGGGGGGTGATGAACTTTAGCTTGAATTCGAAGCCTTTCTCCTTCTCCGACCTCAACAAATTGATGGTAGTTGGCTGCGACGACATTGGTATGATTATTAGCTTTGAAGGGAAAAACCTCAGCAGTGGATGCATTTCGCTTTGTTCTGAAAGAGAGGACATAATTGATGGCTCTTGCTCGGGTATCGGTTGTTGCCAAACTTCAATCCCGAGGGGTTTCAAGAGTCTTTTGGTTTTACTTTGGGGTATTAATAACCACACAAATGTGTCTTCTTTTAATCCTTGTGGCTATGCATTTCTTGGTAAGCCTGATAAGTTCATTTTCAACCGCTTGGATTTGTCCGATTCGAGTTTTCGGAACAAGGTTATAGAGAAAGTTCCTTTGCTGATTGATTGGGCTATTGGCAATGGTAATTGCACTGAGGTCAAGAAAGCAGCTGATTATGCTTGTCAGGAAAATAGTGTTTGTGTGGATTCTGACACAGGACTTGGAGGTTATCGCTGCAAGTGCAATAAGGGATACCAGGGTAACCCTTATGTCAGCTCAGGTTGCACAG ATGTAGATGAATGCATGGAGAATCATTGTGATGGAATATGCAATAATTTCCCTGGAGGCTACAGCTGCACTTGTCCACATGGTCAGACTGGTGATGGCAAGAGAAAAGGCCGTGGTTGCATCCCTCAGAACTCTAAGTCACCCATCCTTCAACTCTCACTTG GTTTGTGCTTTGGCTTTCTGGCTTTGGTCATCAGTGCAACTTGGATATACTTGGGTATCAAAAGAAGACAGCTCATAAGGCTCAGGGAAAAGTTCTTTCAGAAAAATGGCGGTTTGATGCTGAAACAGAAACTCAGATCAAATGATGATGGCATTGAGTATGCAGCTAAAATCTTTACAGCAGCAGAACTCGAGAAAGCCACTGACAGCTATGCTGAGGATCGTATCCTAGGGCGAGGCGGTTATGGTACGGTTTACAAAGGTGTTCTTCCAGACAACCGTGTGGTTGCAATTAAAAAGTCGAGAATAATGGACGAGAGCCAAATAGAATTGTTCATCAATGAAGTGATCATTCTCTCGCAAGTCAATCATCGAAATGTGGTGAAACTCTTGGGGTGTTGTTTGGAAACCGAAGTCCCTCTACTAGTCTACGAATTCATCTCTAAAGGTACCCTCTATTACCATATTCACGAAGGTGGAGAAACATGTTGCTTTTCTTGGGAAAATAGATTGAGGATAGCATCCGAAGCTGCTGGTGCTCTCGCGTATCTTCATTCTGCAGCTTCTACCCCTGTAATTCATCGAGACGTGAAGTCTATGAATATACTACTAGATGAGTATTACACAGCGAAAATATCAGATTTTGGGGCTTCTAGATTAGTGTCACTGGATCAAACTCAAGTGACTACATTGGTTCAAGGAACTTTAGGTTACTTGGATCCAGAATACTTCCATACAAGCCAATTGACAGAAAAGAGCGATGTTTATAGCTTTGGAGTAGTTCTTGCAGAGCTCTTAACAGGGCGACTGCCCCTAGATACTGCAGCATCAGAACACGAGAGAAGCCTAGCTGCATTTTTCGTCAGGTCTATTAAGGAAAACCGATTGTTTCGAATACTTGAAACTCAAGTGCTACGAGAAGGAAGCTTCGAGCAATGCCAAGGTGTTGCTGAGCTCGCAAAGAGATGCCTCAG GTTAACAAGTGAAGAAAGGCCTACAATGAAAGAAGTGGCGCTGGAACTAGAAGGATTAAGGAAGTTCACCAAACATCCGTGGTCTCAAACTCAGGAAAGTCAAGATGAGGAAACTCTTGGATTAATAACAGAACAAACATCAGACCTTTACGCGAACAATATAACTAATGACTTCATCCCTAGCGGAGAATTCTCCGGACAACAGAGCTTGGATAGTCGGATGATGTTACATAATCACAGCCCCCGGTGA